One window of the Colletotrichum destructivum chromosome 4, complete sequence genome contains the following:
- a CDS encoding Putative FAD dependent oxidoreductase, FAD/NAD(P)-binding domain superfamily, MTOX family, with the protein MTISQSDPIIIVGAGAFGLSTAYHLSLAGYTNISVFDKHEQIPPRDSAANDINKIFRAEYEDSFYTNLTIKAAAAWQTPLFAPSFHRTGFLHCVSARAPERAAETLQRFQKASEDHPLLAKHVVPINGGKDINHNVWQYGEGPCSGWKGYLNRFDGYVHSGNALIALYNATRVRGVKFFLGQHGAVEEVVYQTSSEGRKATGIKTQAGHHVPSKLVIVAVGAAAARLVPECSRQVVAKSWSVAHVELTDEETSALRGIPVTYARDLGFYFEPDPKTNLLKLCPMGGGYINTDPKTGVSLPPAYEESQFMPLHDQQKVRQLLAETLPALKDRPLVKQTICWFADTADSEFVIDYVPESNGSVVLMSGDSGHAAKLIPLVGDWVKSLLEAPDNKQPVERWRWKEPKANGDGKWGDTVSWRLGSTVEFAEIRKARTSKL; encoded by the exons ATGACCATCAGTCAATCCGACCCAATTATCATcgtgggcgccggcgcgTTTGGACTGTCCACGGCCTACCACCTATCACTGGCCGGTTACACAAACATATCCGTCTTCGACAAGCACGAGCAGATCCCCCCTCGGGATTCCGCGGCCAACGATATCAACAAGATCTTCAGGGCCGAGTACGAAGACTCCTTCTATACGAACCTCACTATT AAAGCTGCTGCAGCATGGCAAACGCCGCTTTTCGCACCGTCCTTCCACCGGACTGGTTTCCTCCACTGCGTCTCGGCCAGGGCTCCTGAACGAGCGGCCGAGACTCTTCAGAGATTCCAAAAGGCATCGGAAGACCACCCGCTCCTGGCAAAACATGTGGTCCCCATCAACGGGGGGAAAGACATCAACCATAACGTCTGGCAGTATGGTGAGGGCCCCTGTTCCGGCTGGAAGGGCTACCTCAACCGCTTCGATGGCTACGTGCATTCGGGAAACGCCTTGATTGCGCTCTACAACGCGACCCGGGTCCGTGGGGTCAAGTTCTTCCTCGGCCAACACGGTGCCGTAGAGGAAGTTGTCTACCAAACCTCCTCCGAAGGGAGGAAAGCTACCGGCATCAAGACACAAGCGGGCCACCACGTGCCATCCAAGCTCGTCATTGTCGCCGTGGGagcggccgcggcgaggtTGGTACCGGAGTGCAGCAGGCAAGTCGTGGCCAAGTCGTGGTCCGTAGCCCACGTCGAGctcaccgacgaggagaccTCCGCCCTCCGGGGCATCCCAGTCACCTACGCCCGCGATCTCGGGTTCTACTTCGAGCCTGACCCCAAGACCAACCTGCTCAAGCTGTGCCCCATGGGCGGGGGCTACATCAACACGGACCCGAAGACGGGCgtctcgctgccgccggcgtaCGAGGAGAGCCAGTTCATGCCGCTCCACGACCAGCAAAAGGTGCGGCAACTCCTCGCCGAGACCCTCCCGGCCCTCAAAGATCGGCCCCTCGTCAAGCAGACCATCTGTTGGTTCGCGGACACGGCGGACTCGGAATTCGTCATCGACTACGTGCCTGAGTCGAACGGCTCGGTGGTGCTCATGTCTGGCGACTCGGGGCACGCGGCCAAGTTGATCCCTCTCGTCGGAGACTGGGTCAAGAGCCTGCTCGAGGCGCCGGACAATAAGCAGCCCGTGGAGAGGTGGCGCTGGAAGGAGCCTAAGGCGAATGGGGATGGAAAATGGGGTGATACCGTCAGTTGGCGTCTGGGGAGTACCGTCGAGTTTGCCGAGATCCGCAAGGCGAGAACGTCGAAGTTGTAA
- a CDS encoding Putative proline dehydrogenase domain, proline oxidase family, FAD-linked oxidoreductase, which translates to MMKLSYCNASLTARTPLKRYVTAAPSLPCSRSVSTAPLVVEKGVGTAAPSTLAALPTPVLMRSLLVAAISSKPMLLGPSLSVLSFLTRPNRGYFTDVDRNPVLHALLKGVFYKQFCAGETPREAKDTMRHLRFMGFRGTILTYAKETIFDAKTNTEHGLGIDSEEDAAKNGHCSTIESWRKGALETVDLLSDGDQLALKLTGAGPRVTEAFAAGRLPPQQMMDALDEICQRCKDRGVRLLLDAESQHFQWGIFLAGMELMRKFNRDAGRATVYNTYQAYLKSTPDTLAGHLEAASREGFTHGLKLVRGAYMSSDERSLIHDTKRDTDEAYDSIAQGALRRRIGEFGAPGGKPFPSLNLFLASHNKRSVVAAHKMHRQRLADGLPTVPVGFAQLQGMSDEVSFSLLQMKEEGGGGTGGRGRNASPQVWKCSTWGSVGECAAYLLRRAVENRDAVSRTVDEYAALKAEAGRRLRSRFGRSRQSVGQ; encoded by the exons ATGATGAAACTCTCATACTGCAACGCCTCTCTCACGGCGAGAACCCCTCTGAAGCGCTATGTTACAGCTGCCCCTTCCCTGCCCTGTTCGAGATCCGTCTCGACCGCCCCCTTGgttgtcgagaagggcgttGGAACTGCAGCTCCGTCCACCTTGGCAGCTCTGCCTACACCGGTCCTCATGAGGTCCCTTTTGGTCGCTGCCATCTCTTCCAAGCCGATGCTTCTCGGCCCATCACTCTCGGTCCTGTCGTTCCTCACAAGACCGAACAGAGGGTACTTCACCGACGTCGACCGGAACCCAGTGCTCCACGCGTTGTTGAAGGGCGTCTTCTACAAGCAGTTCTGCGCGGGAGAGACGCCAAGAGAGGCGAAAGACACCATGCGCCACCTGCGGTTCATGGGCTTCCGCGGCACGATCCTCACGTACGCAAAAGAAACCATTTTCGATGCAAAGACGAACACGGAGCACGGTCTGGGCATCGACTcagaggaagacgccgcgAAGAATGGCCACTGTTCCACCATCGAGTCGTGGAGAAAGGGGGCGTTGGAGACGGTCGATCTGCTCAGCGATGGAGACCAACTGGCCTTGAA ACTCACAGGAGCCGGCCCTCGCGTCACGGAAGCCTTCGCGGCCGGacggctgccgccgcagcagatgatggacgccctcgacgagatctGCCAGCGGTGCAAGGACCGCGGCGTCCGCCTCCTGCTAGACGCCGAGTCCCAACACTTCCAATGgggcatcttcctcgccggcatggaGCTCATGCGCAAGTTCAACCGTGACGCCGGCCGCGCCACGGTCTACAACACCTATCAGGCGTACCTGAAGAGCACGCCGGACACCCTCGCCGGGCacctcgaggcggcgagcCGGGAGGGCTTCACGCACGGCCTGAAGCTGGTCCGGGGCGCGTACATGAGCAGTGACGAGAGGTCGTTGATCCACGACACCAAGCGGGACACAGACGAGGCCTACGACAGCATCGCGCAGGGGGCCCTTAGGCGCCGGATCGGCGAGTTCGGCGCGCCAGGCGGGAAGCCGTTCCCGTCGCTCAACCTCTTCCTGGCGAGTCACAACAAGCGCAGCGTCGTGGCGGCCCACAAGATGCACCGGCAGAGGCTGGCGGACGGGCTGCCGACGGTGCCGGTGGGGTTCGCGCAGCTGCAGGGCATGTCGGACGAGGTCAGCTTCTCGCTGCTGCagatgaaggaggaggggggcggcgggacTGGAGGGCGGGGCCGGAACGCGTCGCCGCAGGTGTGGAAGTGCTCGACGTGGGGGAGCGTGGGCGAGTGCGCGGCGTATCTGCTGCGGAGGGCCGTGGAGAACAGGGATGCGGTCTCGAGGACGGTGGACGAGTATGCAGctctcaaggccgaggcgggcAGGCGGTTGAGGTCCAGGTTCGGCCGGTCTCGGCAGTCTGTAGGGCAGTGA
- a CDS encoding Putative cytochrome P450 has translation MATILTVLWENSTRIVAVALGGAVLWQLLLAGYNIALHPLRKYPGPVLQRASPLVWAWQHAFGYQAFSTQRLHDRYGPVVRISPNHLSFTNVEAWKDIYGFQIGKDFEDNEIPKARLFSTTIEEIPKSIVNADREEHQRFRRALSHGFSDSSMRAQEGIIVKYIDKLIRRLHENSDRGKKALNIEAWYNWATFDIAGDLIFGQSFKCLERSDYHPWIAFILQTIRYNAFMTALKYIGLDPVVQGLFKIGNLSAMAKLQESTHEMMETRLNMVQDRKDLFEGLLKRREEWNLSFEKLSANGLILVLAGSETTATTLAGATYLLARNPDVLRKLNEEVRSAFADPSEITIGSVSKLAYMLAVLNEALRLYPPVTSGLIREIPNGGCQIASEFVPKGTFVEVQQWSANHSPDNWTRPWEFRPERFLDGGKGEHNHLDALQAFSLGPRNCIGKNLAYAEMRLILARIVYDFDIKLVEGNGSWIERQRTFGLWDRIPLNVYLTPVSRGKTE, from the exons ATGGCGACTATCTTGACAGTTCTCTGGGAGAATTCTACTCGTATCGTGGCAGTTGCCCTGGGAGGC GCTGTTCTCTGGCAACTCCTCCTTGCCGGTTACAACAtcgccctccaccccctTCGCAAATACCCGGGCCCGGTTCTACAACGCGCCTCTCCACTCGTCTGGGCCTGGCAGCACGCCTTCGGATACCAGGCCTTCAGCACTCAGCGTCTCCACGATCGGTACGGCCCCGTGGTGCGCATAAGCCCGAACCACTTGTCCTTCACCAACGTCGAGGCATGGAAGGACATCTACGGCTTCCAGATCGGCAAGGATTTTGAGGACAACGAGATCCCCAAGGCTCGCCTATTCTCCACGACGATTGAGGAGATCCCGAAGAGCATTGTGAATGCCGACCGCGAGGAGCACCAGCGCTTCCGCCGTGCGCTGTCCCACGGTTTCTCCGACAGCTCCATGCGGGCGCAGGAGGGCATTATTGTCAAGTATATTGACAAACTCATCAGACGGCTGCACGAGAACTCCGAcagggggaagaaggcaCTCAATATAGAGGCCTGGTACAACTGGGCGACGTTCGATATCGCTGGCGACCTCATCTTTGGACAGTCATTCAAGTGCCTAGAAAGGTCCGACTATCATCCGTGGATCGCCTTCATTTTACAGACCATACGCTACAACGCCTTCATGACCGCCTTGAAGTACATCGGACTCGACCCCGTTGTTCAGGGGCTGTTCAAGATAGGCAACCTTTCTGCCATGGCCAAGCTACAGGAAAGCACACACGAGATGATGGAAACACGACTGAACATGGTACAGGACAGAAAGGACCTTTTCGAGGGTTTgctgaagaggagggaggaatGG AATCTCTCGTTTGAGAAGCTCTCGGCCAATGGGCTCATCTTGGTGCTCGCGGGCTCCGagacgacggcaacgaccCTCGCAGGCGCCACATACCTCCTTGCGAGAAACCCGGACGTGCTGCGGAAGTTGAACGAAGAGGTCCGCTCGGCCTTTGCCGACCCGAGCGAGATCACCATCGGTTCCGTGAGCAAGCTGGCGTATATGCTTGCGGTGCTCAACGAAGCGTTGAGACTCTACCCCCCCGTGACGTCAGGTCTAATCCGGGAGATCCCCAACGGCGGATGCCAAATCGCGTCAGAATTTGTTCCAAAGGGA ACCTTTGTCGAAGTCCAACAATGGTCAGCGAACCACAGTCCAGACAATTGGACCAGGCCATGGGAGTTCCGGCCGGAGCGTTTCCTTGACGGTGGAAAGGGGGAGCACAATCACCTGGACGCCCTGCAAGCTTTCAGCCTGGGACCGCGCAACTGCATAGGGAAGAA CCTAGCGTATGCTGAGATGCGGCTCATCTTGGCCCGCATCGTTTACGATTTCGACatcaagctcgtcgaggggaACGGTTCCTGGATCGAGCGACAACGGACGTTCGGCTTGTGGGACAGAATCCCGCTCAACGTGTATCTCACGCCGGTCTCTCGTGGGAAAACCGAGTAA
- a CDS encoding Putative delta-1-pyrroline-5-carboxylate dehydrogenase, aldehyde dehydrogenase — MQLAGIMRSARPVRSPRDALHQITAPVALAQRRAKSTMPFRLPDPRNEPNPTYEKNSPERAKLQEALKKLRAQLPAKSDLFYNGQTQVAAKSFNTVLPSEHATTFSNFPLASKEQVSSAIESALDAKKSWENTPFVDRAAIFLKAAELVVTKYRYEIIAATMLGQGKNMWQGEIDAAAELADFFRLNCNFAAEILEKQPTRGSDGMWRRHVANVDSSRLEWRPLEGFVYAISPFNFTAIGGNLISGPALMGNVVVWKPSPSNIYASQLLYNILLEAGLPPNVIQFVPGDAEEVTDVVLGHRDFAGLNFVGSSDVFRSLYARIGEGIGKRTYREFPRVVGETSGKNFHLVHPTADIEHAVNHTVRGAFEYQGQKCSATSRVYLPQSRAEEFLSSLTSKVKQITIGSPDGKLDAFMGPVIHERSFNKIKGIIDESNKDPSLKLLVGGTYDGSDGYYVNPTVYLADSPDHRLFNEEIFGPVLAISVYPDAEWSSTLKKVDQSGGGFALTGAVFANDRVAIREAEDALRYSAGNFYINCKTTAALIGQQSFGGARASGTNDKAGSADVMRRFVSPRLIKEEFFPQTEFLYPSNK; from the exons ATGCAActcgccggcatcatgaGGTCTGCGAGACCCGTTCGGTCCCCGAGGGACGCACTGCACCAGATCACAGCCCCCGTCGCCCTGGCACAAAGAAGAGCAAAGTCGACGATGCCATTCAGGCTACCCGATCCGAGAAACGAGCCCAAC CCCACGTACGAGAAGAACTCCCCAGAACGCGCAAAACTCCAAGAAGCCCTCAAGAAGCTGCGCGCTCAACTGCCCGCAAAGAGCGACCTTTTCTACAACGGGCAGACACAAGTAGCAGCCAAGTCGTTCAACACCGTCCTCCCCTCCGAACACGCAACAACCTTCTCCAACTTCCCCCTCGCGTCCAAGGAGCAggtctcctcggccatcgaGTCGGCGCTGGACGCGAAGAAGAGCTGGGAGAACACGCCGTTCGTAGAccgcgccgccatcttcctcaaGGCTGCCGAGCTTGTCGTCACCAAGTACCGATACGAAATCATCGCGGCGACCATGCTAGGCCAGGGGAAGAACATGTGGCAGGGAGAGATTGACGCGGCCGCTGAGCTAGCCGATTTCTTCAGACTCAACTGCAACTTCGCGGCCGAGATTCTCGAGAAACAGCCAACACGTGGCTCTGATGGCATGTGGAG ACGTCATGTAGCTAATGTGGACTCTAGTCGCCTGGAGTGGCGGCCTCTGGAAGGCTTCGTCTACGCCATCTCGCCCTTCAACTTCACTGCCATCGGCGGCAACCTCATCTCCGGCCCCGCGCTGATgggcaacgtcgtcgtctggaAGCCCTCCCCCAGCAACATCTACGCCAGCCAACTGCTCTACAacatcctcctcgaggccggcctgccCCCTAACGTCATCCAGTTCGTCCCCGGCGACGCTGAGGAGGtcaccgacgtcgtcctcggccaccgcGACTTCGCCGGCCTCAACTTCGTCGGCTCGTCCGACGTCTTCCGCTCTCTCTACGCGAGGATCGGCGAGGGTATCGGGAAGAGGACGTACCGCGAGTTTCCACGCGTGGTCGGCGAGACGAGCGGGAAGAACTTCCACCTCGTCCACCCCACGGCCGACATCGAGCACGCCGTCAACCATACCGTCCGCGGCGCGTTCGAGTACCAGGGCCAGAAGTGCTCCGCCACCTCCCGCGTCTACCTCCCGCAGTCCCGTGCGGAAGAGTTCCTCTCCAGCCTGACGTCCAAGGTGAAGCAGATCACCATCGGGAGCCCCGACGGCAAGCTGGACGCCTTCATGGGCCCGGTGATCCACGAGCGCTCCTTCAACaagatcaagggcatcatcgacgagagCAACAAGGACCCCTCGCTGAAGCTGCTGGTCGGAGGCACCTACGACGGCTCCGACGGATACTACGTCAACCCCACGGTCTACCTGGCGGATTCGCCCGACCACCGCCTCTTCAACGAGGAGATCTTTGGCCCCGTCCTGGCCATCTCGGTCTACCCGGACGCCGAGTGGTCTTCGACCCTGAAGAAGGTCGACCAGAGCGGAGGTGGCTTCGCCCTGACGGGGGCCGTCTTCGCCAACGACAGAGTTGCCATCCGCGAGGCGGAGGATGCCCTGCGCTACTCCGCAGGCAACTTCTACATCA ACTGCAAGACCACCGCTGCCTTGATTGGACAACAGTCCTTTGGCGGTGCTCGTGCCAGTGGTACCAACGACAAGGCCGGAAGCGCGGACGTCATGCGGCGGTTTGTCAGTCCCAGGCTGATCAAGGAAGAGTTCTTCCCGCAGACGGAGTTCCTGTACCCCAGCAAcaagtga
- a CDS encoding uncharacterized protein (Putative zn(2)Cys(6) fungal-type DNA-binding domain, transcription factor domain, fungi), translated as MEPGAGRNKVSKRSSNACVRCRRQKIKCSGSQPCDACGKRRQSCIFDERDQRIVVTRGYIIDLQQRIERWERSQSTNEPTLASVEGGPRASKARNSEGDVDIPMRDDSSGGPNAAESTQEKGSAEARHKPPPVDPVASTLTNPLSTGQSEYTTAPDGRILYLGTSSNWSFVRRLLSITHQHVNKTPLPTNALLFDATAYSLDWNGYRTGDAPEMPALPTQDYAIYLVNAVKFHCGQMFHLFDEETFMKSLGHFYSDPNPRPDPTDLWFIHYLLILSFGKAFTTKTSRGRRPPGHDFFVKAMQLLPDLVVQLREPVLSTEILCCVSLYMQCIDFRHHSNNFIGQALRFALGEGMHTDMPAQQLGESHVERCRRLWWTVHILDREMTSLFGLPPSIHDDYVLCQLPTYSGSVQRTAALRMRVRLSGVIGSINRKVYGLDGRLNNKFMLGTKEVLASVAEVADELQQSFALPLEKDTSCVSRTSAHLHLLHHQCIVLATRPLLFCFLKIRFESQSKCTELLGSSQTVRNLIQMCIDSSQQMVSILDCLQSQGLLETFLPFDLEAIFISASSLLLGPAIDPECFGCLDSSLEKVYAVFDEMIMAGNAIAKFRKSELQQLESMLQQLTPWPSQASEQATLVGDAGQTQPREDASPPDTVISSMTTDPSQHESYSSSIPGTMDDMSYDSGLTMAQLLDMANSIEQEDSEWMSQTIVEHSIW; from the exons ATGGAGCCTGGAGCCGGACGAAACAAGGTATCGAAGCGATCCTCGAATGC CTGCGTGAGGTGCCGCCGTCAGAAGATCAAATGCTCTGGCTCTCAGCCGTGTGATGCCTGTGGCAAGCGGAGACAGTCGTGTATCTTTGACGAGAGAGACCAGCGGATTGTCGTCACCAGAGG ATATATCATCGACCTTCAACAGAGGATCGAACGGTGGGAAAGGAGCCAGAGCACCAATGAGCCTACCCTTGCCTCGGTCGAGGGCGGACCTCGTGCCAGCAAAGCAAGAAACA GTGAGGGCGATGTTGATATTCCCATGAGGGATGACTCAAGCGGCGGCCCAAATGCTGCAGAGAGTACACAAGAGAAAGGCAGCGCGGAAGCCCGGCACAAACCACCGCCAGTAGATCCCGTTGCTTCCACCCTGACCAACCCTCTATCGACCGGCCAGTCCGAGTACACAACAGCCCCGGATGGAAGGATAC TGTACCTCGGGACGTCTTCGAATTGGTCCTTCgtgcgccgcctcctcagCATCACGCACCAGCACGTCAACAAGACCCCCTTGCCGACCAACGCCCTTCTTTTTGACGCCACGGCCTACTCTCTGGACTGGAATGGCTACAGGACCGGAGATGCGCCAGAGATGCCGGCTCTCCCGACGCAAGACTACGCCATCtacctcgtcaacgccgtcaagTTCCACTGCGGCCAGATGTTCCACCTCTTTGACGAAGAAACCTTCATGAAGTCGCTTGGCCACTTTTACTCGGACCCCAATCCGAGGCCGGACCCGACTGATCTATGGTTCATCCACTATCTCCTCATCCTCTCGTTCGGGAAGGCCTTCACCACGAAGACGAGCCGCGGTAGAAGGCCTCCGGGCCacgacttcttcgtcaaGGCGATGCAGCTGCTCCCGGACCTGGTTGTCCAGCTGCGAGAACCGGTGCTGTCTACCGAGATTCTTTGCTGCGTTTCCCTGTACATGCAATGCATCGACTTCAGGCACCATTCAAATAACTTT ATAGGCCAGGCTCTCCGGTTCGCACTCGGGGAAGGCATGCATACAGATATGCCGGCACAGCAGCTTGGAGAGTCGCACGTCGAAAGATGTCGCAGGCTGTGGTGGACGGTGCATATCCTGGACAGGGAGATGACATCCTTGTTTGGACTGCCTCCGTCGATCCATGATGATTACGTCCTGTGCCAGCTCCCGACCTACTCAGGGTCCGTACAACGGACGGCCGCCCTCCGCATGCGGGTCAGGCTCTCCGGCGTGATAGGGAGCATCAACAGGA AGGTTTACGGTCTCGACGGGAGACTGAACAATAAGTTCATGCTCGGTACCAAAGAAGTGCTCGCCAGCGTCGCGGaagtcgccgacgagctccaACAGTCCTTTGCGCTGCCGCTGGAGAAGGACACAAGCTGCGTCTCAAGAACGTCGGCCCACCTTCACCTCCTTCACCATCAA TGTATCGTGCTCGCCACCAGACCGTTGCTCTTCTGCTTCCTGAAGATCCGCTTCGAGTCCCAGAGCAAATGCACAGAGCTCCTGGGTTCCTCTCAGACGGTCCGAAACTTGATCCAGATGTGCATCGACTCCTCGCAGCAAATGGTGTCCATCTTGGATTGTCTTCAGTCACAAGGGCTGCTAG AgacttttcttcctttcgACCTCGAGGCAATATTCATCTCCGCTAGCAGTCTGTTGCTAGGTCCCGCGATAGACCCGGAGTGCTTCGGGTGCCTTGATTCCTCGCTGGAGAAGGTCTACGCGGTCTTTGACGAGATGATCATGGCCGGgaacgccatcgccaagttCCGGAAGTCggagctgcagcagctggaaAGCATGCTGCAACAGCTCACTCCGTGGCCGTCCCAGGCCTCGGAGCAGGCGACTCTCGTAGGCGACGCGGGGCAGACGCAACCTCGCGAGGACGCAAGCCCTCCGGACACGGTCATTTCGTCAATGACGACAGACCCTTCGCAGCACGAGAGCTATTCGTCCTCGATACCGGGGACCATGGACGATATGAGCTATGATAGCGGTCTCACGATGGCGCAGTTGCTGGATATGGCGAACTCCATTGAGCAGGAGGACTCGGAGTGGATGTCTCAGACGATAGTTGAGCATAGCATCTGGTAG
- a CDS encoding Putative amino acid transporter, transmembrane domain-containing protein, giving the protein MTQMKKEDIEGLGPVSTHSQNGQVLEDPNSSYDAVFGEIKEGGPNYRNVGWKGTVALMMKTQIGLGVLSIPNVFDVLGIVPGVIALIAIAAITTWSDYIVGVFKLRHPEVYGIDDVGRLLFGRVGREFFGIVFCLYWIFVAGSGMLGASIALNAVSMHGACTAVFVAVAALIGFGFGSIQTLGKITWFAWIGLICILSSIFAVTVAVGVQDRPAAAPQEGHWTSDYKVIGSPTFAEASSALSTLVFAFAGTPAFFSIVSEMRDPRHYTRALIICQSGVTATYIAIGCVVYYFCGSYVASPALGSAGATMKRICYGLAFPGLIVTTTLVIHLPAKYIFVRMLRGSRHLTENTIKHWGIWLGCTFSITVIAYIIASSIPVFDGLVSLVGALFGTLLSFQPMGCMWLYDHWTEGKFEKRPRWIAMVCFSVFVVVSGTFLMIAGAYGSIVGILDSYKVSGGSAAFSCADNSNSV; this is encoded by the exons ATGACGCAGATGAAGAAAGAGGACATTGAAGGCCTGGGACCCGTCTCAACACACTCGCAAAACGGCCAGGTCCTGGAGGACCCCAACTCGTCCTACGATGCCGTCTTCGGCGAGATCAAAGAGGGTGGCCCCAACTACCGTAAT GTTGGCTGGAAGGGAACCGTAGCTCTCATGATGAAGACCCAGATCGGCCTGGGTGTTCTGTCCATCCCCAATGTCTTTGACGTCCTGGGCATCGTGCCGGGCGTTATCGCCCtgatcgccatcgccgccatcacgaCGTGGTCCGACTACATCGTCGGTGTTTTCAAGCTCCGCCATCCCGAGGTCTACGGTATCGACGACGTCGGACGCTTGCTGTTCGGCCGAGTCGGACGCGAATTCTTCGGAATCGTCTTCTGCCTCT ACTGGATCTTCGTTGCCGGTTCTGGCATGCTCGGTGCCTCGATTGCGCTCAATGCGGTCTCCATGCACGGCGCATGCACCGCCGTCTTCGTTGCGGTGGCCGCCCTCATCGGGTTCGGCTTTGGAAGCATCCAGACGCTGGGGAAGATTACCTGGTTCGCATGGATCGGTCTCATCTGCATCTTGTCTTCGA TCTttgccgtcaccgtcgccgtaGGAGTCCAAGACCGACCAGCCGCCGCGCCCCAAGAGGGTCACTGGACCTCCGACTACAAGGTCATCGGGAGCCCGAccttcgccgaggcctcgTCCGCGCTGTCCACCCTGgtcttcgccttcgccggcacgccggccttcttctccatcgtGTCCGAGATGCGGGACCCCCGTCACTACACCCGCGCCCTGATCATCTGCCAGAGCGGTGTCACGGCCACCTACATCGCCATCGGGTGCGTCGTCTACTATTTCTGCGGCTCATACGTCGCTTCGCCCGCCCTGGGCTCGGCCGGCGCAACCATGAAGAGGATCTGCTACGGCCTGGCTTTCCCCGGCTTGATCGTGACCACGACTCTGGTTATCCAC CTTCCTGCCAAGTACATCTTCGTCCGGATGCTGCGTGGATCCCGGCATTTGACCGAGAACACGATCAAACACTGGGGCATCTGGCTTGGTTGCACCTTTAGCATCACCGTGATCGCATACATCATTGCCAGCTCCATCCCTGTTTTCGACGGGCTCGTGTCACTTGTCGGTGCGCTCTTTGGCACGCTCCTGTCCTTCCAGCCCATGGGCTGCATGTGGCTGTACGACCACTGGACCGAGGGCAAGTTTgagaagaggccgaggtggaTTGCCATGGTCTGCTTCagcgtcttcgtcgttgtcAGCGGTACCTTCCTGATGATTGCCGGAGCCTATGGCTCGATTGTCGGGATATTGGACAGCTACAAGGTGTCCGGGGGCTCGGCGGCATTTTCCTGCGCCGACAACTCCAACTCTGTCTGA
- a CDS encoding Putative pyrroline-5-carboxylate reductase, 6-phosphogluconate dehydrogenase-like domain superfamily, with protein sequence MDSLKDLTLCVLGCGNLGIPILKALLDNAESASNNLPITRFIACVRSERSETSLKERFAAVGDKLVVSRGDNAAALQKSDVVVLGVDPGDVETVLSQPGTKEALGDKLLISVAAGWTRGRLETTIYGSETTSENAAGRAWVVRTLPNIAAMVSQSLTAIEISEPAVPARYLDLTEAIFNRIGKTVQIAPKLMNATTALGGSTPAFFAVICDALIDAAVAVGVPRNLAHTMTFQSMLGTATLMQNGLHPALLKDQGTSPEGCTIGGLMVLEEGAVRGHVGKALREAVTVARLMESQPHVNDTRH encoded by the exons ATGGACTCACTCAAGGACCTAACATTGTGTGTACTGGGATGTG GAAACCTCGGCATCCCCATACTGAAAGCGCTACTCGATAACGCCGAAAGCGCAAGCAACAACCTCCCCATCACTCGTTTTATTGCGTGCGTCCGAAGCGAACGTTCAGAAACGTCCCTGAAAGAACGGTTCGCAGCAGTGGGAGAcaagctcgtcgtctccaggggcgacaacgccgccgccctgcagAAGTCAGATGTCGTCGTGTTGGGAGTCGACCCCGGTGACGTGGAGACGGTCCTCTCGCAACCAGGGACAAAAGAGGCCTTGGGAGACAAGTTGCTCATCAGCGTGGCTGCTGGTTGGACCAGAGGCAGGTTGGAAACGACGATATACGGCAGCGAGACCACGTCCGAGAACGCAGCAGGCCGCGCCTGGGTGGTACGCACGTTGCCCAACATCGCGGCCATGGTCTCTCAGTCCCTCACGGCGATTGAGATATCGGAGCCGGCGGTCCCGGCCCGTTACCTGGACCTCACCGAGGCCATCTTCAACAGGATCGGCAAGACGGTGCAGATCGCCCCGAAGCTCATGAACGCGACCACCGCCCTCGGgggctcgacgccggccttcttcgccgtaATCTGTGACGCGCTCatcgatgccgccgtcgccgtcggggtCCCGAGGAACCTCGCGCACACGATGACTTTCCAGTCCATGCTTGGAACCGCGACGCTTATGCAGAATGGTCTCCATCCCGCTCTGTTGAAGGACCAGGGGACGTCACCAGAGGGATGCACGATTGGGGGTTTGATGGTCTTGGAGGAGGGTGCCGTAAGGGGGCATGTTGGAAAGGCGTTGAGAGAGGCTGTCACGGTGGCACGTCTGATGGAGAGCCAACCTCATGTAAACGATACTAGACACTAG